A stretch of the Streptomyces ortus genome encodes the following:
- a CDS encoding aminotransferase class I/II-fold pyridoxal phosphate-dependent enzyme has protein sequence MDHSTAPVLDALVAYQAQDQLPFTPPGHKQGRGADPRVRAVLGDALFDADMLAVSGLDDRTTSQGILKRAEALMADAVGADHTFFSTCGSSLSVKAAMLSVAGPHEKLLVGRDAHKSVISGLILAGIRPVWVDPQWDPDLHLAHPPSPESFRAAFAEHPDARGALVTSPTPYGTCADIAAVATLCHEHGVPLIVDEAWGAHLPFHPELPTWAMDAGADVCVTSVHKMGSGLEQGSVFHLQGDLVEVDTLASRADLLDTTSPSVLIYAALDGWRRQMVEHGHELMEGALDRARRVRAAIEDIEGLHVNDRDDFCAPGRAFDLDPLQVFIDLSGVKFSGYDAADWMRRHHRVNLHTSDHRRINAQLTHADDETTTERLLDGLRDLVAHADELPPAPDIRVPDPASLRPRQVTLPRDAFFGAVEQVPADRAVGRVCAEMLTPYPPGIPAVLPGELLDRAVVDYLRSGADAGMLIPDAADGSAATIRVSVHDVDAD, from the coding sequence ATGGATCACTCGACAGCTCCCGTACTCGACGCGCTGGTGGCGTACCAGGCGCAGGACCAGCTGCCCTTCACGCCGCCGGGGCACAAGCAGGGCCGGGGTGCCGACCCGCGGGTACGGGCCGTCCTGGGCGATGCCCTGTTCGACGCGGACATGCTCGCGGTGTCCGGGCTCGACGACCGCACCACGTCCCAGGGGATCCTGAAGCGGGCCGAAGCCCTGATGGCCGACGCGGTGGGCGCCGATCACACGTTCTTCTCCACCTGCGGCAGCTCCCTGTCCGTGAAGGCCGCCATGCTCTCGGTCGCCGGGCCGCACGAGAAACTCCTCGTCGGACGTGACGCGCACAAGTCGGTCATCTCAGGTCTGATCCTCGCGGGCATCCGACCCGTCTGGGTCGACCCCCAGTGGGACCCCGATCTCCACCTCGCCCACCCGCCGTCCCCCGAGTCCTTCCGCGCGGCGTTCGCGGAGCACCCCGACGCGCGCGGGGCGCTGGTCACCAGCCCCACCCCCTACGGCACCTGCGCCGACATCGCGGCCGTCGCGACGCTGTGCCACGAGCACGGCGTGCCGTTGATCGTCGACGAGGCGTGGGGCGCCCACCTGCCCTTCCATCCGGAGCTGCCCACCTGGGCGATGGACGCCGGCGCCGACGTCTGCGTCACCTCGGTCCACAAGATGGGCTCCGGGCTCGAACAGGGGTCGGTCTTCCACCTGCAGGGCGACCTGGTCGAGGTCGACACCCTCGCCTCCCGCGCCGACCTGCTCGACACCACCAGCCCCTCCGTCCTCATCTACGCGGCCCTCGACGGGTGGCGCCGGCAGATGGTGGAACACGGCCATGAGCTGATGGAGGGGGCCCTCGACCGGGCCCGGCGGGTACGGGCCGCCATCGAGGACATCGAGGGCCTGCACGTCAACGACCGTGACGACTTCTGCGCCCCCGGGCGCGCCTTCGACCTGGACCCCCTCCAGGTCTTCATCGACCTGAGCGGGGTCAAGTTCAGCGGTTACGACGCCGCCGACTGGATGCGCCGGCACCACCGCGTCAACCTGCACACCTCCGACCACCGGCGCATCAACGCCCAGCTCACCCACGCCGACGACGAGACCACCACGGAACGGCTCCTCGACGGTCTACGTGACCTGGTCGCCCACGCCGACGAGCTGCCGCCCGCCCCGGACATCCGCGTCCCGGACCCGGCGAGCCTGCGTCCGCGGCAGGTGACGCTGCCGCGGGACGCCTTCTTCGGTGCGGTCGAGCAGGTTCCCGCCGACCGCGCGGTGGGGCGGGTCTGCGCGGAGATGCTCACGCCCTATCCGCCCGGGATCCCCGCCGTTCTGCCGGGCGAGCTGCTCGACCGCGCCGTGGTGGACTACCTGCGCAGCGGCGCCGACGCGGGGATGCTCATCCCCGATGCCGCCGACGGCAGCGCCGCCACCATCCGCGTATCCGTGCACGACGTCGACGCGGACTGA
- a CDS encoding FAD-dependent oxidoreductase, with translation MTTRSELPGTAESYWMATAQGPRYPSLETDTTADVVVIGAGMAGLSVAWELTRAGRGVLVLDADRVAAGVSGYTTAKLTAAHSLVYERLRRTRGKEGARQYADSQQAAVERVASVAAELGVDCDFERSSALTFTVDPAQRATFEAEAEAAAEAGLAADLVTETDLPFPVAAAVRVAGQAQFHPRKYLLALAEDITARGGVIHERTRVTGLSEGTPCTLTTERGTTVTANDVVVATHYPVFDRALHFARLSPRRELVVAAPLPASAAPEHMYITDDLGKRSVRSAPLDDGRRLLIVTGESFTPGTGDSNERFLRLDAWMHEHFPVGDTAYRWAAQDNDVSDGVPLVGPYHPGARHVYVATGFAGWGMSGGAMAGQLLASTLTGTEPEWAGLYDPRRLWSTVREGSALLKQQAEVAKHFVGDRLRTTHVDSVAEIAPGSGAVVRVEGRRCAVYRDEAGAAHAVSARCTHLGCLVAFNEAETAWECPCHGSRFGIDGEVLHGPAVRPLPPRTI, from the coding sequence ATGACCACGCGATCTGAACTGCCGGGCACCGCCGAGTCCTACTGGATGGCCACCGCGCAGGGCCCCCGGTATCCGTCCCTGGAGACCGACACGACGGCGGACGTCGTCGTCATCGGCGCGGGCATGGCCGGCCTCTCCGTCGCCTGGGAACTGACCCGGGCCGGACGCGGCGTCCTCGTACTGGACGCGGACCGTGTCGCCGCCGGGGTGAGCGGCTACACGACGGCGAAGCTCACCGCGGCGCACTCGCTCGTGTACGAACGCCTGCGCCGCACCCGCGGTAAGGAGGGCGCACGCCAGTACGCCGACTCCCAGCAGGCCGCGGTGGAGCGCGTCGCCTCCGTGGCGGCGGAACTCGGCGTCGACTGCGACTTCGAGCGTTCCTCGGCCCTGACCTTCACCGTCGACCCGGCCCAACGCGCCACGTTCGAGGCGGAGGCGGAGGCCGCCGCCGAAGCGGGGCTGGCCGCCGACCTCGTGACGGAGACGGATCTGCCGTTTCCCGTCGCCGCGGCGGTACGCGTCGCGGGGCAGGCGCAGTTCCATCCGCGCAAGTACCTGCTGGCCCTGGCGGAGGACATCACCGCCCGAGGCGGCGTGATCCACGAACGGACCCGGGTGACCGGCCTCTCCGAGGGCACCCCGTGCACACTGACGACCGAGCGGGGCACGACGGTCACGGCGAACGACGTCGTCGTCGCCACGCACTACCCGGTCTTCGACCGCGCCCTGCACTTCGCACGCCTGTCACCGCGCCGCGAACTGGTCGTCGCCGCTCCACTGCCCGCCTCGGCGGCACCGGAGCACATGTACATCACGGACGACCTGGGCAAACGGTCCGTACGCAGCGCTCCACTCGACGACGGCAGGCGACTGCTCATCGTCACCGGGGAGAGTTTCACTCCGGGCACGGGCGACAGCAACGAACGCTTCCTGCGGCTCGACGCGTGGATGCACGAGCACTTCCCGGTCGGCGACACGGCGTACCGGTGGGCGGCCCAGGACAACGACGTGAGCGACGGCGTGCCGCTGGTCGGCCCGTACCACCCGGGCGCACGCCATGTGTACGTGGCGACCGGCTTCGCCGGCTGGGGCATGAGCGGCGGCGCCATGGCCGGCCAACTGCTGGCGTCGACGCTCACCGGCACGGAACCGGAGTGGGCGGGGCTGTACGACCCGCGCCGGCTGTGGAGCACCGTCCGGGAGGGTTCGGCGCTGCTGAAACAGCAGGCTGAGGTGGCCAAGCACTTCGTGGGCGACCGGCTGCGGACCACCCACGTCGACTCGGTGGCGGAGATCGCCCCCGGCTCGGGCGCGGTCGTACGGGTCGAGGGGCGGCGCTGTGCCGTCTACCGCGACGAGGCGGGCGCCGCCCACGCCGTGTCGGCACGCTGTACGCATCTCGGCTGCCTGGTCGCGTTCAACGAGGCGGAGACGGCGTGGGAGTGCCCGTGCCACGGTTCGCGCTTCGGTATCGACGGCGAGGTCCTCCATGGACCGGCCGTCCGCCCGCTGCCGCCACGGACGATCTGA
- a CDS encoding glycosyltransferase family 1 protein — protein sequence MPDPATRPHSTTPGPATSGPATFGSVKPGSATSGSEASGPVTPSPAPSSATPGPATSGSVTPGSATPRPVAPRPVASDPVTPGPATPHPAAPHPSGIIRVASVPAGHVYVRHLSPPGGDRVIRLADPRPCGVSSGSARWWPPVMLDPEWVDEHAGAFDVFHLHFGFDAQTPQALEAFVEALRRNGRPLVQTVHDLVNPHHRDEAEHRAQLDVLIPAADRIITLTPGAAREIAARWGRTALVLPHPHVVGQAGLVRPRPVRDTFTVGLHAKSIRANMDPLPVARVLADALSELPDAVLRVDCHPEIGDPASHWYAPGVLDELREMDRKERLRLHVHDYFDDDALYDYLIGLDVSVLPYRFGTHSGWLEACHDLGTTVLAPTCGFYAEQRPCLSYGHDRDGLDEASLRQAVRTAYKERPLWRADPADRRAERLLLAREHEALYADLL from the coding sequence GTGCCCGACCCGGCCACCCGCCCCCACTCCACGACGCCCGGCCCGGCGACGTCCGGCCCGGCGACGTTCGGCTCGGTGAAGCCCGGTTCCGCGACGTCCGGTTCCGAGGCGTCCGGTCCCGTGACGCCCAGCCCGGCGCCCAGCTCCGCGACGCCCGGCCCGGCGACATCCGGCTCGGTGACGCCCGGTTCCGCGACGCCCCGCCCGGTGGCGCCCCGCCCGGTGGCGTCCGACCCCGTGACGCCCGGCCCCGCCACACCGCACCCCGCCGCCCCCCACCCCAGTGGCATCATCCGCGTCGCCTCCGTCCCCGCCGGGCACGTGTACGTGCGGCATCTGTCTCCGCCCGGGGGCGATCGCGTGATTCGTCTGGCCGATCCCCGTCCCTGCGGGGTGTCCAGCGGATCCGCCCGGTGGTGGCCGCCGGTCATGCTCGATCCGGAGTGGGTCGACGAGCACGCCGGTGCCTTCGACGTCTTCCATCTCCACTTCGGCTTCGACGCGCAGACCCCGCAGGCGCTGGAGGCCTTCGTCGAGGCCCTGCGGAGGAACGGCAGACCGCTCGTCCAGACCGTCCACGACCTCGTCAACCCCCACCACCGGGACGAGGCCGAGCACCGCGCGCAGCTGGACGTGCTCATCCCCGCGGCGGACCGGATCATCACGCTCACCCCGGGCGCCGCACGGGAGATCGCCGCCCGCTGGGGCCGTACCGCGCTGGTCCTGCCGCACCCGCACGTGGTCGGCCAGGCCGGCCTCGTACGCCCCCGGCCCGTACGCGACACGTTCACGGTCGGGCTGCACGCCAAGAGCATCCGGGCCAACATGGACCCGCTGCCGGTGGCCCGGGTGCTCGCGGACGCGCTGTCGGAACTGCCCGACGCGGTGCTGCGCGTCGACTGCCACCCGGAGATCGGCGATCCGGCGAGCCACTGGTACGCGCCCGGAGTGCTCGACGAACTCCGCGAGATGGACCGCAAGGAGCGGCTGCGCCTGCACGTCCACGACTACTTCGACGACGACGCGCTCTACGACTATCTGATCGGCCTCGACGTGTCCGTGCTGCCCTACCGCTTCGGCACCCACTCCGGCTGGCTGGAGGCGTGTCACGACCTGGGGACCACCGTCCTCGCGCCGACCTGCGGGTTCTACGCGGAGCAGCGGCCCTGCCTGAGCTACGGCCACGACCGGGACGGGCTCGACGAGGCGTCCCTGCGGCAGGCCGTGCGCACCGCCTACAAGGAGCGGCCCCTCTGGCGGGCCGATCCGGCCGACCGCCGGGCCGAACGTCTCCTGCTCGCCCGCGAGCACGAAGCGCTCTACGCGGACCTGTTGTGA
- a CDS encoding glycosyltransferase family 4 protein encodes MTASAAGPPPRSAPAAPLRIALIASARHPIRDPFAGGLEAHTWTLSKALRARGHKVTIFAGPGSDPDLGVVEMPFRPPRISEAACRDTSMVAAHWLAEHHAYLQLMLDLSRPPARGDYDIVHNNSLHYLPVAMAAVLSVPVVTTLHTPPTPWLESAIQAPPLCPIRFSAVSDHTAAAWRHVVPAATVVRNGIDIERWHPGPGGDELVWSGRIVPEKGAHFAIEAARLAGRGLRLAGPVGDTEYFEACVRPRLDRTITYAGHLSQPELCELVGSSAAAVVSPCWDEPYGLVIAEALACGTPVCGFARGALPEIVTDDCARLVRPGDCTALAAAVEPTIALSRTAARRHAEAFCSMEVMTRSYERFYHSVSA; translated from the coding sequence GTGACCGCGTCCGCCGCCGGGCCCCCGCCGCGGTCCGCCCCCGCCGCGCCCCTGCGGATCGCCCTGATCGCCTCCGCCCGGCACCCGATCCGTGATCCCTTCGCGGGCGGCCTCGAAGCGCACACCTGGACGCTCTCCAAGGCCCTGCGTGCCCGCGGCCACAAGGTCACGATCTTCGCGGGGCCGGGCTCGGACCCGGATCTCGGGGTGGTCGAGATGCCGTTCCGGCCGCCCCGCATCAGCGAGGCCGCCTGCCGGGACACCAGCATGGTGGCCGCGCACTGGCTGGCGGAGCACCACGCCTACCTCCAGCTGATGCTCGACCTCTCCCGCCCGCCGGCGCGCGGCGACTACGACATCGTGCACAACAACAGCCTGCACTACCTGCCGGTGGCGATGGCCGCCGTGCTCTCCGTGCCGGTCGTCACCACCCTGCACACCCCGCCCACCCCGTGGCTGGAGTCGGCCATCCAGGCGCCGCCGCTCTGCCCGATAAGGTTCAGCGCGGTCAGCGACCACACGGCCGCGGCCTGGCGGCACGTGGTGCCCGCCGCCACCGTGGTGCGCAACGGCATCGACATCGAGCGCTGGCACCCGGGCCCCGGCGGGGACGAACTGGTCTGGTCGGGGCGGATCGTGCCCGAGAAAGGCGCGCACTTCGCGATCGAGGCCGCACGCCTGGCGGGACGGGGACTGCGGCTCGCCGGACCCGTGGGGGACACGGAGTACTTCGAGGCGTGCGTCAGGCCCCGCCTCGACCGCACCATCACCTACGCGGGCCATCTCTCCCAGCCCGAACTGTGCGAGCTGGTCGGCTCCTCGGCCGCCGCCGTCGTCTCACCCTGCTGGGACGAACCGTACGGACTGGTGATCGCGGAGGCGCTGGCCTGCGGCACCCCGGTGTGCGGGTTCGCGCGCGGCGCGCTGCCGGAGATCGTCACGGACGACTGCGCCCGGCTGGTCCGGCCCGGCGACTGTACGGCGCTGGCGGCGGCCGTCGAGCCGACGATCGCCCTGTCCCGGACCGCCGCGCGGCGCCACGCGGAGGCCTTCTGCTCCATGGAGGTCATGACCCGCAGCTACGAGCGCTTCTACCACTCGGTGTCGGCATGA
- a CDS encoding glycosyltransferase → MIGYYVHHQGSGHLNRARTIAAHCPLRVTGLSTLPEPPDWPWPGDWVRLPRDDDGDPAGFADVTAGGRLHWAPLGHAGFRGRMAQIARWIEAASPRLLMSDVSVEVALLARLLGTPVAVAAMRGDRTDPPHRTAYDLADLLLAPWPAALPEPGWPSHWQAKTVHTGAFSRFDGRPRAASAADPGCTDRSRTPRRVLLLMGAGGSDVSPGEVKAARAATPGWEWTTLGGPDGGWSADPWPALCAADVVVTHAGQNALAECAAARRPAVVVPQDRPFGEQAATARALTRGDLAVVTPAWPAPETWPALLEQAHERGGDRWSRWSPGDGAALAATALAEAAGDTTPVRRPGAPDHPAAL, encoded by the coding sequence ATGATCGGCTACTACGTCCACCACCAGGGCAGCGGCCATCTGAACCGGGCCAGGACGATCGCCGCGCACTGCCCCCTCCGGGTGACGGGCCTGTCCACCCTTCCCGAGCCCCCGGACTGGCCCTGGCCGGGCGACTGGGTGCGGCTGCCCCGGGACGACGACGGCGACCCCGCCGGTTTCGCGGACGTGACGGCGGGCGGGCGGCTGCACTGGGCGCCCCTCGGACACGCCGGGTTCCGTGGGCGCATGGCGCAGATCGCGCGCTGGATCGAGGCGGCCTCGCCCCGGCTGCTGATGTCCGACGTCTCCGTCGAAGTGGCCCTGCTGGCAAGGCTGTTGGGTACGCCCGTCGCGGTGGCGGCGATGCGGGGCGACCGCACCGACCCGCCGCACCGGACGGCGTACGACCTGGCGGATCTGCTCCTCGCTCCGTGGCCGGCCGCGCTGCCCGAGCCGGGCTGGCCCTCCCACTGGCAGGCCAAGACCGTCCACACGGGCGCCTTCTCCCGCTTCGACGGCCGCCCGCGCGCCGCGAGCGCCGCGGACCCGGGGTGTACGGACCGATCGCGTACGCCCCGGAGGGTGCTGCTCCTGATGGGTGCGGGCGGGTCCGACGTCTCACCGGGGGAGGTGAAGGCCGCCCGGGCGGCCACCCCCGGCTGGGAGTGGACGACGCTCGGCGGTCCTGACGGCGGCTGGTCGGCCGATCCGTGGCCCGCCCTGTGCGCGGCGGACGTCGTGGTCACCCACGCGGGCCAGAACGCGCTAGCCGAGTGCGCCGCCGCGCGCCGTCCCGCGGTGGTCGTCCCCCAGGACCGCCCCTTCGGGGAACAGGCGGCCACGGCCCGCGCCCTGACCCGCGGCGACCTGGCGGTCGTCACGCCTGCCTGGCCGGCCCCGGAGACCTGGCCCGCCCTCCTGGAACAGGCCCACGAGCGGGGCGGCGACCGTTGGTCCCGGTGGTCACCGGGCGACGGCGCGGCCCTCGCGGCGACCGCCCTGGCCGAGGCGGCGGGTGACACCACCCCGGTACGACGTCCCGGCGCCCCCGACCACCCCGCCGCCCTCTGA
- a CDS encoding glycosyltransferase family 2 protein has product MPRIAMPRTAVITLAAGRHGHLALQRAGLDGGSRAPGQYVVVAMGDPGLGAVAAGRRPEAAVVDCPVRDGKLPLARARNLGAAHALARGAELLVFLDVDCVPGDRLLERYAEVAGDRPRSLLCGTVAYLPPPPDPVGGYRLADLPALAEPHPARPAPGAGEIQDGTDHTLFWSLSFALTADTWDAVGGFCEEYEGYGGEDTDYGQRARAAGVGLTWVGGAPAFHQYHPTTDPPVGHLDDILRNGEIFHRRWGWWPMSGWLDAFAEDGLIRWNRTAARWEATARGDATARREATTTGHTTAAPGPTTTAAPGPTTTAAPGTPPRRRAPAPDTSHRDPGDSRSP; this is encoded by the coding sequence ATGCCGCGTATCGCCATGCCGCGTACCGCCGTGATCACCCTCGCGGCCGGGCGGCACGGGCATCTCGCTCTGCAGCGGGCCGGGCTCGACGGTGGCTCCCGGGCGCCCGGACAGTACGTCGTCGTCGCCATGGGGGATCCGGGACTGGGCGCCGTGGCCGCCGGGCGGCGGCCCGAAGCCGCGGTCGTCGACTGCCCGGTGCGCGACGGGAAGCTGCCGCTCGCCCGGGCCCGCAACCTCGGCGCCGCGCACGCCCTGGCCCGCGGCGCCGAACTGCTCGTCTTCCTCGACGTCGACTGCGTGCCGGGCGACAGGCTGCTGGAGCGGTATGCCGAGGTGGCCGGGGACCGCCCCCGCTCCCTCCTCTGCGGCACCGTCGCCTACCTCCCGCCGCCACCGGACCCCGTCGGCGGCTACCGGCTCGCCGACCTCCCCGCGCTCGCCGAGCCGCACCCCGCCCGCCCCGCCCCCGGAGCCGGTGAGATCCAGGACGGCACCGACCACACCCTCTTCTGGTCGCTGTCCTTCGCCCTGACCGCCGACACCTGGGACGCGGTCGGCGGCTTCTGCGAGGAGTACGAGGGGTACGGCGGCGAGGACACCGACTACGGCCAGCGGGCCCGCGCGGCCGGGGTCGGGCTCACCTGGGTGGGCGGCGCCCCGGCCTTCCACCAGTACCACCCGACCACCGACCCGCCGGTCGGACACCTGGACGACATCCTGCGCAACGGCGAGATCTTCCACCGCCGCTGGGGCTGGTGGCCGATGAGCGGCTGGCTCGACGCGTTCGCCGAGGACGGTCTGATCCGGTGGAACCGGACCGCCGCCCGCTGGGAAGCCACCGCACGCGGGGATGCCACCGCACGCCGCGAGGCCACCACAACCGGGCACACCACGGCCGCACCCGGGCCCACCACCACGGCCGCACCCGGGCCCACCACCACGGCCGCACCGGGCACGCCACCACGGCGCCGGGCACCGGCCCCGGACACCTCTCACCGCGACCCGGGTGACAGCCGGTCGCCTTGA
- a CDS encoding ANTAR domain-containing protein — translation MRRHGCLTGSLRAAGYARAVAPPMWLRQETIGSLPLLRSAGRPLDADILALAQTLADAATIGLLHSRTIIEQAKGLLAARRNVSLNQAFETMRSHARRHRLLLSNVARDIIDTGDMLHQPSGLPRAKATDAE, via the coding sequence GTGCGGCGACATGGGTGCCTCACCGGCTCCCTGCGCGCGGCCGGCTACGCCCGCGCCGTGGCCCCGCCGATGTGGCTGCGTCAGGAGACCATCGGAAGCCTGCCGCTCCTGCGCTCCGCCGGCCGGCCCCTGGACGCCGACATCCTCGCCCTCGCCCAGACCCTCGCCGACGCCGCCACCATCGGCCTGCTCCACTCCCGCACCATCATCGAACAGGCGAAGGGATTGCTCGCTGCCCGTCGCAACGTCAGCCTCAACCAGGCGTTCGAGACGATGCGCAGCCACGCCCGCCGGCACCGGCTCCTGCTCAGCAACGTCGCCCGGGACATCATCGACACCGGCGACATGCTGCACCAGCCCTCCGGGCTGCCCAGGGCGAAGGCGACCGACGCCGAGTAA
- a CDS encoding cryptochrome/photolyase family protein, producing MTKNVTKSVTASGAKSGAKSGTRSGTKGGTAPRAEHGSGRGAVEQPAKEPATHHWLFGDQLGPHFVDPARGGPHRDAPLVMIEARSVLRRRRFHRAKAHLILSAMRHRAAELGDRVRYVKADTYREGLREAVGDAPVTVHHPTSHAALAFVRSLPSVRVLPARGFLVSHDEFRRWADGLGTKHLRQEDFYRRVRRTHDLLMEGDRPAGGRWNLDHDNRRPPPKGAADLGVPAPYRPRESDIDAEVRDDLDRWAREGDVEFVGEDGPRRFPATRREALAALTRFVEHRLPTFGAYEDAILAGDATMSHSLLSSSLNLGLLDPAECAERAEAAWRSGDVPVNSAEGFVRQITGWREYVWHVYWYFGTGYRESNALGHHAPLPDWFTDLSPDATDANCLSHVLQQVGETGWTHHIPRLMILGSLALQRGWEPGAVTDWFHRSFVDGYDWVMVPNVVGMSQYADGGRMTTKPYTSGGAYINRMSDFCGPCRYKPTVRVGEDACPFTAGYWNLLHRHRDRFEHNARMTQAVRGLDRLSDLEELLKQERARRD from the coding sequence ATGACGAAGAACGTGACGAAAAGCGTGACAGCCAGCGGGGCAAAGAGCGGGGCAAAGAGCGGGACGAGGAGCGGGACGAAGGGCGGGACCGCGCCCCGGGCCGAGCACGGGTCCGGCCGCGGGGCCGTGGAGCAGCCCGCCAAAGAGCCCGCCACCCACCACTGGCTGTTCGGCGACCAGCTCGGCCCCCACTTCGTCGATCCCGCACGCGGCGGCCCGCACCGGGACGCGCCGCTGGTGATGATCGAGGCCCGCAGCGTCCTGCGCCGACGACGGTTCCACCGCGCCAAGGCCCACCTGATCCTGTCGGCGATGCGCCACCGGGCCGCCGAACTCGGCGACCGCGTGCGCTACGTCAAGGCCGACACCTACCGCGAAGGGCTGCGGGAGGCGGTGGGCGACGCTCCGGTGACCGTGCACCACCCCACGTCCCACGCCGCCCTCGCCTTCGTACGCTCCCTGCCCTCCGTACGCGTCCTGCCGGCCCGGGGCTTCCTCGTGTCGCACGACGAGTTCAGGCGCTGGGCGGACGGCCTCGGCACGAAACACCTGCGCCAGGAGGACTTCTACCGGCGGGTCCGCCGGACGCACGACCTGCTGATGGAGGGCGACCGGCCGGCCGGGGGCCGCTGGAACCTCGACCACGACAACCGGCGGCCCCCGCCCAAGGGCGCCGCCGACCTCGGTGTCCCGGCGCCGTACCGGCCCCGGGAGAGCGACATCGACGCCGAGGTGCGGGACGACCTCGACCGCTGGGCGCGCGAGGGGGACGTCGAGTTCGTCGGTGAGGACGGGCCGCGCAGGTTCCCCGCCACGCGCCGGGAGGCGCTCGCCGCGCTCACCCGCTTCGTCGAGCACCGGCTGCCCACGTTCGGCGCGTACGAGGACGCGATCCTGGCCGGCGACGCGACGATGAGCCACAGCCTGCTCTCCTCCTCGCTCAACCTCGGCCTGCTGGACCCCGCCGAGTGCGCCGAGCGGGCGGAGGCGGCCTGGCGGTCGGGAGACGTGCCGGTCAACAGCGCCGAGGGGTTCGTCCGGCAGATCACCGGCTGGCGCGAGTACGTCTGGCACGTCTACTGGTACTTCGGCACGGGGTACCGCGAGAGCAACGCCCTGGGCCACCACGCGCCGCTGCCCGACTGGTTCACGGACCTGTCCCCGGACGCGACCGACGCCAACTGCCTCAGCCACGTCCTCCAGCAGGTCGGGGAGACCGGCTGGACCCACCACATCCCCCGGCTGATGATCCTCGGCAGTCTCGCCCTGCAGCGGGGGTGGGAGCCCGGGGCCGTCACCGACTGGTTCCACCGCAGCTTCGTCGACGGCTACGACTGGGTGATGGTCCCGAACGTGGTCGGCATGTCGCAGTACGCCGACGGGGGCCGCATGACCACCAAGCCGTACACGTCCGGTGGCGCGTACATCAACCGAATGAGCGACTTCTGCGGTCCCTGCCGCTACAAGCCGACCGTACGGGTGGGCGAGGACGCCTGTCCCTTCACCGCCGGGTACTGGAACCTGCTGCACCGCCACCGCGACCGGTTCGAGCACAACGCGCGGATGACGCAGGCTGTACGGGGGCTCGACCGCCTCTCCGATCTCGAAGAGCTGCTAAAGCAGGAGCGCGCCCGCAGGGACTGA